The Gammaproteobacteria bacterium nucleotide sequence CGGCACGGTCCAGCAGGGTCCAGTACAACGGCAGGAAACGCAGATCGTGCAGTCCTGGTTGACTTTAGACGATTTCCCGCCGTGACTTGCGCCCCCAGCGATCCGCCGTAACGTCAGGGTTTCGGGCATGAGCGCCCGCAGGAGGGGTGCGACATGCGGGCGGGCGCCCATGTTGCGAGGCTCTTCCTGTGCCCAGACGACCGTGCCAAGGGCCGGCAGGCCCGCCAGCAACTCCGCGATCTCGCGCCGCGGGAACGGATAGAGCTGCTCGACCCTGGCAACCATCGCATCCTTCGCGTTGGCGCGCTCTTCGCTCGCAAGCAGATCGTAGTAGACCTTGCCGCTGCAGAGGATGAGCCGGGTCGCGGATCGGCGGGCTTCGTCCCCCTCGTCTTCGGCCAGCACCGGACGGAAGCCTCCGCCGGTGAGTTCCGAGGCCTGCGAGCGGGCCAGCTTGTGGCGCAGGAGGCTCTTCGGGGTCAGGACCACGAGCGGACGCTCGGGGGTGTGCGCCTGGTAGCGCAGCAGGTGGAAGTATTGGGCGGAGGTGGTGGGGTTGGCGATCCGCATGTTGCCGGCGGCGCACATCTGGAGGAAGCGCTCCAGGCGGGCGCTCGAATGCTCCGGCCCCCGGCCTTCGTAGCCGTGCGGCAGAAGCATCACCAGCCGCGATAGCTGTCCCCATTTCGACTGTCCCGACACCACGAACTGGTCGATGATGGGCTGGGCCACGTTGGCGAAGTCGCCGAACTGCGCTTCCCAGATGACCAGATCGCGGTCCGCGCCCACGCTGTAGCCGTACTCGAAGCCCAGCACCGCGGTCTCCGACAGCGGCGAGTTGTGGATCTCGAAGCGGGCGCCGTCCATGGCCGCCAGCGGCGCGTGCGCCGAGCCGGTCTCGGCATCGTGGAACACGAGGTGGCGGTGGCTGAAGGTCCCGCGCTGCACGTCCTGCCCGCTGAAGCGGATGGGAATCCCGTCCCGGAGCAGGGAACCCAGGGCGAGCGCTTCGGCGTGGGCCCAGTCGAGCGACGATTCCGCAGTGAAGCCGCTCCTGCTCCTTTCCAGCTGCCGGCCCAGCTTGGGGTTGACGGAGAAGTCCTCCGGCACCGCCATCGAGGCGGCGTTGATCTCCGCGAGGGTCGCAAACGGGACGGCGGTCGGACGGGCATCCCGGTCCCAGGCTTCCGTCGGATCCCCATCGGCTTCCCCCACGACATCCCCGTCCGGGCGGGCCGCGTCTTCCGCGGACGGTTCGGATGAGCCCGTCCCGGCCTGCCCGGATTCAGCGGAGGGCTTCGCCGCGCTGGCCGCGACCAGCGCCTGCCGCAGGCGATCGGTGGTGCCGCTGCGGGCCGCTGCGACCTCGTCCGCGGTCACGACGCCGGCCTTCACCAACGCCTCTGCGTACAGGGTGAACACGGTGGGATGCGCGCGGATGCGCTGGTACAGCCGCGGCTGGGTGTAGGCCGGGTCGTCCCCTTCGTTGTGCCCGTGGCGCCGATACCCGATCAGGTCCACCACGATGTCGTCGTGGAATTCCGCCCGGTACGCCATCGCCAGGCGCATCGCGGTGAGGCAGGCGGGGGGATCGTCGGCGTTTACGCGCAGGACCGGGATGTCGTAGCCCTTTGCCAGATCCGAGGCGTAGCGGGTGGAGCGACCCTGTTCCGGGTCGGTGGTGAAGCCGATCTGGTTGTTGACGATCAGGTGGACCACCCCGCCCGTCGCGTATCCCGCCAGCCGGGCCAGGTTGAGCGATTCCGCTACCACGCCCTCGGCCGCGAAGGCGGCGTCCCCGTGGATGAGGAGGGGCACCACCGCGGCCGTGTCCTGTGCGTCATCCTGCCGGGGACCCGCGAATTGGCGCGCCCGGGCCAGCCCCGCCACCACCGGGTTGACGAACTCCAGGTGGCTGGGGTTGGGAAGCAGCGTGACCCGCACGGTGCTTCCGTCGCGCAGGACGTGGTCGCGGGTGGCGCCGTGATGATACTTCACGTCCCCGATCCCGCTCTCGTCGTCGGGAAGGGTGAGGATGCCGTCCGGGGCCGGGGCGGCGCCCTCGAACTGGCGCAGGATCTCGTCGTAGCCGACGCCCACGCTGTGCGCGAGCACGTTGAGCCGGCCCCGGTGGGCCATCCCCATCACGACCTCCCGGCATCCCCGAGCAGCCGCCACCTCGAGCACCAGGTCCACCATGGGCACGAGCATGTCGTTGCCCTCGAGGGAAAACCGCACCTGTCCCGGATAGACCCGGTGCAGGAACTGTTCGAGACCTTCCACCCGGGCGAGGCGGGTCAGCAGCTCCACCTGCTCCGCGCGGGTCAGCGGCTGGGCGTGGGCGCCCGATTCCACCTGGTTCCAGAGCCAGCGCACCCGCTCCGGCGACTCCAGGTGCTCGAACTGGTATCCGATGGACCCGCAGTACGCACGCTCCAGCCGCTTCAGGTAGTCCGGTACGCGTTCGTCGCCATCGTCACCGAAAACGGTGGATGCGGGGAGAGCCTCCAGCTGCTCCATGCTGGTGCCGAAGAAGGAGGGATCGAGCTGCGGGTGCCCCGGGCGATCGCTCCCCAGCGGGTCGATGCGGGCCAACTGGTGCCCGTGGTCGCGGAAGGCCTGCACGAGCGACGTGGCCCGGGCGACGAGGTGGAGGAGTTCCTGCATCGCGCGCAGGGTGGCGCTGCGCTGAGGGGCGGGCGCGGGTGGCGGGGCGGCGCCGGAAACCGCGTCCATCGCGGCCGCAGACTCGGAGCCGCGGCGCGGCCGCCGGGATGGCGCGGCGGGACGGGCGGGCTCGGGCGCAGCGGTTGGCGCCAGGCCCCGTTCCGACGCCTCCTTCGAAAAAACCGAGCCCCAATGGGCGGACACCGAGTCGGGGTCGGCCAGATAACGTTGGAACAGCTCTTCCACGTATCCGGCGTTCGGCCCGCTGAATAGTTCGGACGAGGGCATGGAATGGCGAGGTCGTTCCGGGCGGACGGCACCTTGAGGGGGAGTGGAAGATAACCGGAACACCTTCCAAGTTGTACGGATCGCGCGTCCCCCCCTCACTATCCCGGAGAGAGCTTGCCCCTTCCGCAGCCAGGCGCCCGCTCGGGCAGCGAACCCGTCCGCCGGGTGACGGAGGCGATGCGGCATGGGCGGATTCCCATGCGCGTGCACCCCGAGTGGGCGCGCGCCTTTCCATGGGTCGTTCAGGGGACCACGGTGCGCACCGGCACCGACGCCGACTTCGGACTGTTCACGGGCGCGCCTGCGGGCCAAGTCATGAAGCGGTGGGAATCTCTGGCGGAGGACACGGGATGCGGCAGCATGGTGCACGCCCGCCAGATCCACGGGCGCGCGGTCACCCTGCACGAGGCGACCCCGCCAGGTCTCCTCCTGGCCCCGCCCTGCGACGGGCACGCCACGCGGCGGGCCGGGACATTGCTCGCGGTTTCCGTGGCCGACTGCGTGCCCGTCTTCGTGGTCGCGCCCCGCGTCCGGGCCGTGATGTTGCTGCACGCGGGGTGGCGGGGGGTCGCGGGCGGCATCCTGGAAGCGGGCCTCGTGATGCTGGAACGGGACTTCGGAACCCATGCGCGCGAGACCCACATGCACATGGGACCGGCCATCTGCGGGCGCTGCTACGAGGTGGGCCGGGAAGTACACGAGGCGCTGGGGCTGCCCCGGCCGGCTTCCCGCGGCCAGCCGGTCGATCTGCGGCGCGTGCTGGCCGACCGCGCTCTTGCCGCCGGCGCCGATCCCGCACACCTGACGACCTCCTCGTTTTGCACCCGGTGCGCGGACGCGCCATTCTTCTCGCACAGAGGCGGGGACGCCGGGCGCCAGATCGCGGTGTTGGGCATCACGCCGGACGACTCCGTCCCCCCGGGAGGGGAATGGCTCGACGACCATCGCCAGCAGCCGCACCGGCAGCCCGTGGAAGACCGCTAGTGGACCGCTCCTTGCAGGACCTGCGTGCGGACCCCTTGGTGGGGCTCTGCTCGGTGTGCGCGCACAGCAGGGTGACGGGCAACCGGAGAGGCTCCATCTTCTGGCTCTGCCGGCTCTCGGCCGAGGATGCGCGCTTCCGGCGCTATCCGCGCCTCCCGGTGGCTCGCTGCGCGGGATTCGAGCACGCCGCGGCCGGACGGATGGACGAGGACCGCACGGACCAGGAGCCACAGGCTCCAGACAGCGCGAACCAGCAACGAAACCGAACCGGGAGAACCGAAGAATGAGCGAACCCTTCTACGTGTCCAGAGTGGAATTCGAGAAGGTGGCCGGCGCTCGCAGACGCGCCCGGCTTCCCGCCGGAGCCACGGTCGAACTCGGCGTCCACGGGCCGGTCAAGAGCCACTACCGGCTCGATGCCGAACCGGATCAGCCGCTCGCCGTGGACTACGTCGTCGCCGCCGCGGGCGGCTGACTGCTCGGAACTCTCAACGGCGCACTGGAGGTGCGCGGGATCAGCCTCACCCCGGACCAGATCAGCGCCCGGGCCGAAGGCTTCAACGAGGTGGCCGGCAGGCTGCCGGTGCTCAGGCGCATTCACGTTCACTATCGGCTCTCGATCCCCGATGGATCGCGCGCGCCCACCGACCGGGCCCTCGCCAGCCATGTCGACAAGTGTCCCACGGCCGCGAGCCTGCGTGACGCCATCGACATCACCTGGAGCGCGGACATCGTCGAGCACGCCGCCGACGCGTGATCTCCCCCGCCCCCGCATCGCCTGAGCGAGCCCGTGCCTGAGCTCCTGGCGCAGACGATCATCGGCCTCTCCCTCGCGGTGCTGGCCCTGCTGCTGCCCTTCGCCGCCCACCGGACGTATCTACTGCTGCTCAGCCGCCGTCCACCGCCGGAGCTGCCGCGCAGGTGGTCCGGCCGTTTGCCGCCGGTCACCGTCCAGCTTCCCCTGTACAACGAGGCTCCGGTCGCCCGCAGGGTCATCGACGCCGCGTGCTCGCTCGACTATCCGGCGCGCGCCCTGGAGATCCAGGTGCTGGACGATTCCACCGACGAGACCGTGGAGCTCGTTGCCCGGCGGGTGGCGTGGTGGCGGGCGCGGGGCGTAAACGTGTGCCACATCCGCCGCCGGGAGCGCTCGGGCTTCAAGGCGGGCGCTCTGGCCGCGGGCGTGCGCCGTGCCCAGGGCGAGTTCCTGCTCGTGCTGGACTCCGATTTCGTGCCCGAGCCGGACCTCGTCCGGAAGCTGCTGCCGCCCTTCCGGCTGTCCCGGGTGGGGATGGTGCAGGCCCGCTGGGATCATCTCAACGAAGACGCCAACTGGCTCACCCGTGCTCAGGGCCTCCTTCTCGACGGGCATTTCTTCTTCGAGCACGGCGGACGCTACCGGGGGGGGCTCTTCTTCAACTTCAACGGCACCGCGGGCATGTGGCGGCGCGAATGCCTCGAGGACGCGGGGGGATGGCAGGCGGACACCCTTACCGAGGATCTCGACATCAGCTACCGCGCGCAGATGCGGGGATGGCGCTTCGTCTTCCTCGAGGACATCGGCGTTCCCGCAGAGCTTCCGGACCAGACGGGCGCCTTCGAAATCCAGCAGCGGCGATGGTCCCAGGGCGGGATTCAGACGGCGCGCAAGCTCCTCCCCGAACTGCTGCGCGGGCCCTGGCCGTTCTCGGTGAAGAAGGAAGCGGTGATCCATCTGTGCGGGCACATCGCCTACCCGCTCACGCTGCTCCTCGGACTCCTGATCTATCCCTCCGCCCTGGCCCGGCGCGCGCTCGGCGGGGAGGAGTTCCTCTTCATCGATCTGGTCGTATTCTTCCTGGCCACCATTCCCTTCGTCATCTACTACACGGCCGCGGGCCGAAAGCGGAGCCGCCCCTGGGGCGACCTGGTGCCGTCGGTGGCCGTCACCCTGGCCACGGGCGTCGGGTTGACGGCGCCGGCGACGCGGGCGGTCCTGCGCGGCCTGGCCGGCCGCAGGGACAGCTTCGCCCGAACGCCCAAGAAGGGCAGCGGCGGGGTTTTTCGCGAACGGCCGGGAAGCCAGACCCCGGACACCCTCTTCAAGCTGGCCATGGCGATGGTGATGAGCCTGTTCGTGGGCGCCGCGCTGCAGGCTCAGCTATACGCGTCGATCCCGTTCCTGATGCTCTTTGCCCTGGGCTACTGGAGCCTGGGGGTCGGCGGCCTGAAGCGCTTCGGAACGGGGCCGCGCATCCCACAGCAGCAGCGCGTAGAAGGGCAGCCAGAGGAGGAGCACCGTCCAGAGGGGCCTCGGCCACTCGCCGGTCTCCAGGTACGGACCCAGACCCAGGTACGTGACGAATGCGAGGCCGCTTAGCAGGATCCAGGCGCGGTTCCGGCGCAGGGCCGCGAAGGGCAGGATCCAGAGCGCGTACCAGGGATGGAAGGTCGGCGACAGCAGCAGCCCGGCTCCGAGGATCCAGAAGAGAGCCCGCTCCGCGTCGAGGTTCCTGATTGTCGCCCAGCCCACGACCGCGAGCACGAGCGCCCCGGCCAGATAACGCGGCGCGATCGGTCCGGGCACAACGGCTTCGATGACCGCGAAGGCTCCCTCGTAGGCGCGCCAGTGTTCCGCATAGGTGGCGAGACCGGCCCAGAGGGCGGATCCCGCTTCGAGATAGGGGAGATGGAAGAGGACCAGGACCACTGCACACGCCACCGCCAGGCGCACCCCGTAACGGCGGATGAGCGCCGGAAGCGCGACGATGGGCGCGAACTTGGTGAGGGTCGCGAGGGCCAGCACGGCACCCATCGTCCAGGGCACCCACGACCTCGATGCGAAACCCGGACGGGTGGAGGCGGGATCGGCGTCGCCGAAAACGGGGTCGGTGCCGGGCTCGTCCGGGGAGCCGTGGGCGGATCCGGCGCGGGGCGCGGGCAGGGCGAGGAAAACCAGGACCACGAGCAGAAGGATGCCGACGGACTCGAAGTGACCGCTCCAGGCCGTCTCGACCACCAGCAGCGGCGACCAGGCGAAGAGCACGAGGGTCCCGGGAACCGAGCGCCCGGTCCGGCGGGCTATCTTTGCCAGCAGCAGGCAGGTGGCCAGGTCGGCGAGCGTCCACAATACCTTGAGCGCGAGCAGCGACCCGCCGGCGAGCGCGCCCGCCGCGAACACCACCTGCGCGAAGGGCGGGTAGATGGTGGAAATGGACGGATTGTTGATGCGCGCGTGCCACGCGGTGCGGATCGATTCGAGTTCGGGCGCATCAGGGGGGTACAGGTACGGGTTGATGCCCGCCAGTTGCACGTGTCCGTCCCAGAGGTAGCGGTAGATGTCGTCGGACAGAAACGGAACGCAGGGGAGTAGAACCACGCGGAAGAGGATGGCGAAGCCCCAGATGAGGCGGATGTCGACACGCCCGCCGAACGCGGCGCGCGCCGCCCCCCAGTAGACCGCGAACGCACCGGCAAGGAGCGCGAGGCGTGGAAACGGAATCCCGGCTTCGGGCCACCAGCCCGCAGCCGTCAGAAAAACAAGTTCCAGAAGGCCCAGCACGATCAGCGTCCGCGCGCCCCCGCTCGGCAGCCGATTCACCGTTCCTGCGCTCCTGACGGCCGGCCCGGCATGACTCCTTCCCCGCCATCACAGGCACCCCCCGTCACCGGCCGCGTCGCCGTGCTCATCCCCGCGCTCGACGAGGAGCCGACCATCGGGTCGGTGATGCGCGCGCTCCCGGCCGGGCTGGTCGACGAAATCGTGGTCGCCGACAACGGCTCGCGGGACGCCACCCCGCGGATCGCGCGCGATCTGGGAGCGGTCGTGGTGACCGAGCCGCGCCTCGGATACGGCTCCGCCTGCTTGGCCGGCATGCGCCACCTGGCCCGGCGGCCTCCGGACATCGTGGTCTTCCTGGACGCGGACGGGAGCGACGATCCCTCCGGGCTGGGGCGGCTGATCGAGCCCATCCGCTCGGGCGCAGCCGACATGGTGCTGGGGGTGCGCACCGGCGACCCGCCCGGGGTGCCGCTGCACGCGCGCATGGGCAACCAGGTCGTGCTCATGTGCGCGCGCCTTCTCTTCGGCCTTCGCTTCCGCGACATGCCTCCCTTCCGCGCCATTCGCTACGATCGCCTGTGCGAGCTGCACATGGATGACCGCGACTGGGGCTGGACCCTGCAGATGCAGATCCGTGCCGGCCGGCTCCGCCAGCGCATCGTCGAGATCGACGTCCCGTACACTCGCCGGGCGGGGGGTGTTTCCAAGATCAGCGGTACGCTGAGCGGTTCCCTCAAGGCCGGCGCCAAGATGTTCTATACTCTCGCCCGCGAGAGATTGATGTCCGTGAGACAATACAGATGAACGATACAGATACCCAGGTCATGCACCGCGCGCGGGACACAAACCGCGTAATCGACGACGTCCGGGGCCGACTGCAGCGCATCCTCCCCTATGGGGAAGCCGAGCTCGCGGCGGACTTCGCGGCGCTCTTCCTCGCCAGAGCGCCCGCCCTCTATCTCCGCGAGCGTAACCCGGTGACGCTCGCGCGGCTGACGGCGGACGCCTTCGCCTTCCTGCAGCGGAGCCGGCCGGACCGGGTGGACGTGCAGGTCTTCAACCCCGCCGCGGAGCCGGAAGGGCGGCGGGCTCCCGTGACCGTCATCCGCACCAACGTGGGCGAGCGCCCGTTCATCGTCGACTCGATCCGCGAGCACCTGCACTCGCGCGATCTCACCATCGAGCACTTCATCTACCCCCTTCTGGGGATCGTGCGCCACGAGGGCCGCATCCTGCGCATCGTGCCGCCCGCCGACGCGGAGGAGCGCGAATCGCTCATCCACTGCGAGATCTCGCGCGTGACCGATCCCGCCGTCCTCGAATCGCTTCAGCGGGAACTCGAGCAGCGTCTCGAGGACGTGGTGCGTGCCACCGACGACTTCCGGCCCATGCTGGCGGCGCTGGACCGGTCCATGAGCACGCTGGAGGCCCGCGCCCGCCAGCTGCCGGACCTCGCTGGCGAACTCGACGAGATCCGCGCCTTCCTCGCCTGGTTGCGCGACGACGGCTTCGTCTTCCTCGGTCACCGGCGCTACGACATCGCCGACGACCCGGACACCGGCGAGCCCCACGTGATGGTGGAGCGCGGTTCCGGACTCGGCATCCTTCGCGACGAAGAGCGTTCGGGCTACGTGAAGCCGGTGCCACTGGCATCCATGCCCGACACCCTGCGCCAGCTCCTCGCCGACGGCCCCCTGTTGCTCATCGGCAAGACCAACACCCGTTCCACCGTGCACCGGCTGGCGCACATGGACTACATCGGCGTCAAGAAGCTGGACGGGGCGGGACGACAGGTGGGAGAGGAGCGCTTTCTCGGGCTCTTCACCTCGAAGGCGTACGGCGACCACGCGGACCGGATCCCCATCCTGCGCCGGAAGCTGCGCTGGATCCTGGAGGATGCCGGGGCTGAGAAGGGAGCCCACGACTACAAGGAGATCAACACGATCTTCAACTCGATGCCGAAGGAGGAGCTCTTCCTCAGTTCGGCACGGGAAATCGCCAAGGACGTCCGCACCGCGCTGACGTCGTACCACACCACCGGGGTTCAGGTGACCCGCCGGGAGGACCGGCTCCGGCGGGGGGCGTCGTTCATGGTCATCATCCCGCGCGAGAAGTTCTCCGCCAAGGCGCGCAAGGCGATCGAGAACGCGTTCGTCAACCTCCTCGGCGGCGAGGTCCTGAACTATCATCTGGCGATGGGCGGCGGAGAGCAGGCGCGGCTCCACTTCTACCTGCGGGTGCGTCCCGAGCTGCTGGACGTCGTCACCGATGTCGAGCTCAAGCGGCTCGTGCAGGAACTCACCCGCGACTGGACCGACCGGGTGGGCGACGAGCTGGGACAGGTCAGGCCGCGGGGCGAGGCGCGTCGGCTCGCCCACCGCTACGCCGCCGGTTTCGGCGCGGACTATCGGGCCGTAGCCGACCCCGACGCGGCCGCCCGCGACATCCTGCAACTGGAGGCGATGGTCGCCGACGGGCGCAGCCTGTCGATCGCGCTCTCCAACCCGGATGAGAGCGCCGTGGCCCCGGGCGACCGCGTGACCGAGCTTCGCCTCTACCGGCTCGGGCCCCGCCTGGTCCTGTCGCACTTCATGCCCATCCTCGAGAACGCGGGGCTGCGCGTGATCGCGGAAAAGCCCGCCCAGGTCCGGGGATCCGGAGTGCCCGAGGGCGCCGTCCATACCTTCGCCGTGCAGACCTCCGGCAAGTCTCCGCTCGATCTCGGGAAGGTCGGCCCGGTCCTGGTGGACACCATTCTGGCGGTGAGCGCGGGCGATGCCACCAACGACCGGCTCAACGCCCTGGTGCCCACCGCGCGGCTGGCGTGGAGGGAAGTGGAGGTACTGCGGGCCTACGCGAGCTACGCCTTCCAGCTTAGCGCGGTGCCGAGCCGCGACTCCATCGTCGACGCCCTCCTCAACTATCCCCGCATCGCCCGGCTGCTCTTCGGCCTGTTCGAGACCCGCTTCCACCCGCGGGAACCGGCGCGCGGTCGCCGGCAGGCCGGCATGGAAGCAACGCGCGCGCAGCTGCTCGCGGCGCTGGACGACGTCTACCTGCTGAGCGACGACCGCGCGCTGCGCCATCTGCTGACGCTGATCGAAGCCACCGTACGCACGAACTACTACGCGACCGGGGGGCGCACGCCGACGCGGCGTTCGGGGGGTGTGCCGTACATGTCGTTCAAGGTGATGGCGCGCGCGCTGACCTCGCTGACCCGCACCAGTCTCCTCTTCGAGGCGTGGGTGCGCTCGGCCCGGATGGAGGGCGTGCACCTGCGGGGCGCGCGCGTCGCCCGGGGAGGCATCCGCTACAGCGACCGCCCGGACGACTTCCGCACCGAGGTACTGGGGCTCGCGGAAACCCAGATCGTCAAGAACTCTGTGATCGTCCCCGCCGGCTCCAAGGGCGGCTTCGTCATCCTCGACCAGCCGTCCCTCTCTGTTGCCACCCGCAGCGAGGTCGAACGGCAATACCGGACCCTCATGCGCGGGCTCCTGGACCTGACCGACAACCTGCACCGGGGCACGCCGGTCCCCCCCGACGGCGTGGTCTGCCATGACGACCCCGACCCGTATCTGGTGGTGGCCGCCGACAAGGGCACCGCCGGGTTTTCCGACATCGCGAACGCGGTCGCGGACGACTACGGCTTCTGGCTGGACGACGCCTTCGCCTCCGGAGGCTCCAACGGATACGATCACAAGGAGCTGTCGATCACCGCGCGCGGCGCGTGGGAGTGTGTGAAGCGCCACTTCCGGGAGATGGGCAAGGATATTCAGTCGGAGCCCTTCACCGTGGTGGGCATCGGGGACATGAGCGGCGACGTGTTCGGCAACGGCATGCTGCTCTCGCCGCACATCCGGCTCATCGCGGCCTTCGACCACCGGCACATCTTCATCGATCCCGACCCCGACCCGCGCGCATCCTTCGTAGAGAGGGAGAGGCTGTTCCACCAGCGCGGTTCCTCCTGGGCGGACTACGACGCGAGCGCAATGAGCCCCGGCGGCATCATCGTGCGGCGCGGCTCCAAGGAGGTCGCGCTCTCACCCGAAGCGCGCACGGCCCTGGGCATTTCGCGGGATCCCGGAAGGGTGAGCGGCGAGGAGCTGGTCCGGCTCGTGCTCCAGGCCGACGCCGAGCTGCTCTGGAACGGGGGAATCGGCACCTACGTGAAAGCCTCGGACGAGACCCACGCCGATGTCGCCGACCCCTCCAACATCCCGGTGCGGGTGGATGCGAGCGAGCTGCGCGTCAAGGTCGTGGGCGAGGGCGGCAATCTCGGGCTCACGCAGAGGGCGCGCACCGAGTTCGCGCTGGCCGGCGGACGCCTGAACGTGGACGCGCTCGACAATTCGGGAGGCGTTTCCCTGTCGGACCGCGAAGTCAACCTCAAGATCCTGCTCAACGCAGTGGTGGACGACGGGCGCATGACGGGAGCGGAGCGCAACCGCATGCTGCGCGACCTGGCGGAACCCGTTTGCGACCAGGTGCTGCTCGACAACGCCTCTCAGAGCCTGGCGGTGTCACTCGATGTCATGCGCGCCCGCGAGGGAGTCGACGACTTTCGCCAGCTCATCTCGGAGCTGGAGAGGGACGGCTTCTTCGACCGCTCCCGCGAGCATCTGCCCACCTGGGAGCAGCTGCTCGAGCGCGACGAGACCGGCTCGCGCCTGACCCGGCCGGAGCTGTGCGTGCTGCTCGCGCACGCCAAGCTCCACCTGATGCGCCGCCTGCTGAAGGGGACGCTCATCGACGACCCGGTCGCGAGCGGCTACCTGGCGCGCTACTTCCCGCCGGTGGCCGTCGACACAGCGGGCGAAACCGGTCTGGCCGCCCACCGCCTGGGGCGCGAGATCGTGGCCAGCCAGCTCACCAACGACCTCGTGGACCTGATGGGCGCCGGATTCGTGCATCGCATGATGCGCGACTCGGGGGCGTCCGCGGACGAGGTGGCGCGCGCCTGGCTGGTGGCCTCCCGGCTCTCGGGGCACGGGCAGCTCCTCGCCGACCTGCGCGAGCGCGAGC carries:
- a CDS encoding NAD-glutamate dehydrogenase; this translates as MNDTDTQVMHRARDTNRVIDDVRGRLQRILPYGEAELAADFAALFLARAPALYLRERNPVTLARLTADAFAFLQRSRPDRVDVQVFNPAAEPEGRRAPVTVIRTNVGERPFIVDSIREHLHSRDLTIEHFIYPLLGIVRHEGRILRIVPPADAEERESLIHCEISRVTDPAVLESLQRELEQRLEDVVRATDDFRPMLAALDRSMSTLEARARQLPDLAGELDEIRAFLAWLRDDGFVFLGHRRYDIADDPDTGEPHVMVERGSGLGILRDEERSGYVKPVPLASMPDTLRQLLADGPLLLIGKTNTRSTVHRLAHMDYIGVKKLDGAGRQVGEERFLGLFTSKAYGDHADRIPILRRKLRWILEDAGAEKGAHDYKEINTIFNSMPKEELFLSSAREIAKDVRTALTSYHTTGVQVTRREDRLRRGASFMVIIPREKFSAKARKAIENAFVNLLGGEVLNYHLAMGGGEQARLHFYLRVRPELLDVVTDVELKRLVQELTRDWTDRVGDELGQVRPRGEARRLAHRYAAGFGADYRAVADPDAAARDILQLEAMVADGRSLSIALSNPDESAVAPGDRVTELRLYRLGPRLVLSHFMPILENAGLRVIAEKPAQVRGSGVPEGAVHTFAVQTSGKSPLDLGKVGPVLVDTILAVSAGDATNDRLNALVPTARLAWREVEVLRAYASYAFQLSAVPSRDSIVDALLNYPRIARLLFGLFETRFHPREPARGRRQAGMEATRAQLLAALDDVYLLSDDRALRHLLTLIEATVRTNYYATGGRTPTRRSGGVPYMSFKVMARALTSLTRTSLLFEAWVRSARMEGVHLRGARVARGGIRYSDRPDDFRTEVLGLAETQIVKNSVIVPAGSKGGFVILDQPSLSVATRSEVERQYRTLMRGLLDLTDNLHRGTPVPPDGVVCHDDPDPYLVVAADKGTAGFSDIANAVADDYGFWLDDAFASGGSNGYDHKELSITARGAWECVKRHFREMGKDIQSEPFTVVGIGDMSGDVFGNGMLLSPHIRLIAAFDHRHIFIDPDPDPRASFVERERLFHQRGSSWADYDASAMSPGGIIVRRGSKEVALSPEARTALGISRDPGRVSGEELVRLVLQADAELLWNGGIGTYVKASDETHADVADPSNIPVRVDASELRVKVVGEGGNLGLTQRARTEFALAGGRLNVDALDNSGGVSLSDREVNLKILLNAVVDDGRMTGAERNRMLRDLAEPVCDQVLLDNASQSLAVSLDVMRAREGVDDFRQLISELERDGFFDRSREHLPTWEQLLERDETGSRLTRPELCVLLAHAKLHLMRRLLKGTLIDDPVASGYLARYFPPVAVDTAGETGLAAHRLGREIVASQLTNDLVDLMGAGFVHRMMRDSGASADEVARAWLVASRLSGHGQLLADLRERERDAGTAVAYRWYRELGRVLDRTTRWVLGNAEREEIDSLVGGNFGTLRELQRIFPGVVSGEDRLTFERLVSEIQEVGPAADIAPALATLRFLDQLMDILRVARDTRTAPVYAARAYYAVSELLEIPWLRHAIDECARDERWEQRAARALNDDLTRAHHRIANFSAAAAAGRDAQAGGVAHVLTTLRSREVAYFGELLTELRAESTLTLSGLAVAVRAIMVLSERTGKGSGEGEP